Proteins from one uncultured Desulfuromonas sp. genomic window:
- a CDS encoding glycosyltransferase family 4 protein, protein MKILHISALPVWSMEGKGGMPSLRETLNGHVDGGHEIELVLPRYDPFSDDAKELTIPAGQPFQIHFAPCSWLPMFKKLRNKARGKKDSIPYVLRWLLNVFMLLALTVSLALTSRRVSKRSCKPHLVYAHNQYAALSGFLIGRMWRVPNVTRLYGTFLADLMKKPLVSLRYPTAAAGYLVPSSLLICANDGTRGDEVAQKFGVSKRRFRFWQNGVEPPSTPPDMTREQLVARFIDLRPENRWFLSCSRLSYWKRIDRMLYALEVCRQQEVDCQLIIAGDGPEKENLMGLAKKLGVESSVVWLGTVAHDDVWALMNTVDVFLLTNDVTNRCNPLYEAAWAGLPVVSVQDPSTADLLEHRRNALLSAPDDHEALGQHLVKLCEDDVLKEKLGVAQRELSQTFWSWRERMELEVQQLEKLVGEGPLTEQG, encoded by the coding sequence TTGAAAATATTACACATTTCAGCACTTCCGGTCTGGTCTATGGAAGGCAAGGGGGGGATGCCCTCGTTGCGTGAGACGCTCAATGGGCATGTTGACGGTGGCCATGAGATCGAACTGGTGTTGCCACGTTATGATCCTTTTTCAGATGACGCGAAAGAGTTGACGATACCAGCAGGGCAACCTTTCCAGATCCATTTCGCCCCTTGTTCCTGGTTGCCTATGTTTAAAAAATTGCGCAATAAGGCGCGGGGCAAAAAAGATTCTATTCCCTATGTATTACGCTGGCTGCTGAATGTTTTTATGTTGCTAGCGTTGACAGTTAGTCTGGCGCTGACCTCTCGTCGTGTGAGTAAGCGTTCTTGCAAGCCTCATCTGGTTTATGCCCACAATCAATATGCTGCCTTAAGCGGTTTTCTGATCGGTCGCATGTGGAGAGTGCCTAATGTGACTAGGTTATATGGCACGTTTTTGGCTGACCTGATGAAGAAACCTCTTGTCTCGTTGCGCTATCCCACTGCTGCAGCTGGCTATCTGGTGCCTTCTAGTCTGCTGATTTGCGCCAACGATGGAACGCGGGGAGACGAAGTGGCTCAGAAATTCGGTGTTTCTAAGCGGCGGTTCCGTTTTTGGCAAAACGGAGTTGAGCCGCCCTCAACTCCTCCGGATATGACTCGCGAGCAGTTGGTTGCACGGTTTATAGATTTAAGACCGGAAAATAGGTGGTTTCTTTCCTGCTCTCGGCTGAGCTATTGGAAGAGAATCGACCGAATGTTGTATGCGTTGGAGGTGTGCCGCCAGCAAGAGGTTGACTGTCAATTGATTATCGCCGGGGATGGTCCTGAAAAAGAAAATCTGATGGGGTTGGCGAAAAAACTGGGTGTTGAGTCCTCAGTTGTCTGGCTGGGAACGGTTGCCCATGACGATGTCTGGGCCTTGATGAACACTGTTGATGTTTTCCTTTTGACCAATGATGTTACCAACCGTTGTAATCCGCTTTATGAAGCTGCTTGGGCTGGGTTGCCCGTCGTTTCTGTTCAAGACCCGTCAACGGCGGATCTGCTTGAGCATCGTCGCAATGCTCTATTGTCGGCTCCAGATGATCACGAAGCCCTTGGGCAACATCTTGTGAAACTTTGCGAAGATGACGTCTTAAAAGAAAAGCTCGGAGTTGCGCAAAGAGAATTGTCGCAAACATTCTGGTCCTGGCGGGAGCGCATGGAACTGGAAGTCCAGCAGCTGGAAAAACTAGTAGGTGAAGGTCCTCTCACTGAACAAGGATAA
- a CDS encoding O-antigen ligase family protein — MSSRGLLFIGFFIFCTFGALTLPHLGIYGYLTDYCLNPADQWWGRPFSHMGIRFSLTLALATMAGMVLQREKLQFGEKVFYRQEIFLLAFLALVWLVFFLSPATVGRYGSTDHPTVKLTKIFIFSLMMTHVITDLKKLKGLFAILASASLLLGIKAWSVPYSHFARGRLEGIGGADFSEANFFAAFMAAMLPLIGIMFLRSRWPGKLYYAACGAFTANAVVLCRSRGAFLGLVVGAIAAFAYVPRKYRKHLIVLVFAGIVGVIYLSDDFFIQRIMTISTEQSEMDESSSSRIRLWKAGLQMVASQPLGIGPGNWYQTISRYIPEYEGKDSHSTYVKCLAEMGVIGMAVFLLLLLQAYLNLRRVYKAAGGLPPPEEEEFTQLYFAIIVSIVIFMTCALTITMIYTEILWVLLMLPVCLKRALDNSIQEQEGLDGC, encoded by the coding sequence GTGTCTAGTCGCGGTTTATTGTTTATTGGTTTTTTTATCTTTTGCACATTTGGTGCCTTGACGTTGCCGCATCTTGGTATCTACGGATACTTGACGGACTATTGTCTCAATCCTGCGGACCAATGGTGGGGGCGTCCTTTTTCCCACATGGGGATTCGGTTCTCCCTTACCCTGGCGTTGGCAACCATGGCTGGTATGGTGTTGCAGCGTGAAAAGTTGCAATTTGGAGAAAAGGTGTTTTACCGGCAGGAGATTTTTCTGTTGGCTTTTCTTGCTTTGGTTTGGCTGGTGTTTTTTCTGTCACCAGCAACGGTAGGGCGGTACGGGAGCACCGATCATCCGACCGTTAAGCTGACAAAAATTTTCATTTTTTCTTTGATGATGACGCATGTCATCACAGATCTGAAGAAGTTAAAAGGGCTTTTTGCTATCTTGGCTTCTGCTTCACTGCTGTTGGGGATCAAAGCTTGGAGCGTTCCATACAGCCATTTCGCTAGAGGTCGACTCGAAGGAATCGGCGGTGCAGATTTTTCTGAGGCAAATTTTTTTGCCGCATTTATGGCCGCGATGCTGCCCCTTATCGGCATCATGTTTTTGCGTAGCCGATGGCCCGGCAAGCTCTATTATGCGGCCTGTGGCGCATTTACCGCAAATGCTGTCGTGTTGTGCCGCAGTCGTGGAGCTTTTCTTGGATTGGTTGTAGGGGCGATAGCCGCATTTGCATACGTTCCAAGGAAATATCGAAAACATCTGATTGTCCTCGTGTTCGCTGGTATCGTTGGTGTTATTTATCTCTCCGATGATTTTTTCATTCAGAGAATTATGACAATTTCCACAGAGCAAAGTGAAATGGATGAATCGTCTTCCAGCCGCATTCGTCTGTGGAAAGCTGGCTTGCAGATGGTCGCCTCTCAACCGCTAGGCATTGGTCCCGGGAACTGGTATCAGACGATCAGTCGCTATATCCCGGAGTATGAAGGTAAGGATTCACACAGTACTTATGTCAAATGTCTTGCTGAAATGGGTGTGATCGGCATGGCCGTATTTCTTCTGCTTTTGTTACAGGCTTATCTTAATTTGCGTCGCGTTTACAAGGCTGCCGGAGGTTTGCCACCGCCAGAAGAAGAAGAATTTACTCAACTTTATTTTGCGATCATTGTTTCAATCGTGATTTTTATGACCTGTGCTTTGACCATTACCATGATTTACACGGAAATTCTTTGGGTGCTTCTGATGTTGCCGGTCTGTTTGAAACGAGCTTTGGATAACTCTATTCAGGAGCAAGAGGGGCTTGATGGGTGCTAA
- a CDS encoding glycosyltransferase gives MGANLPRVAFVLTELRPGGMERLVVHLATSLKDRGVVVLVLCLHEAGQLAPLLAEREVPVVALHSSGGKDIKTLYRLWRQLRQFCPTCVHLHDYTSLPYAAIANLFSSDRAPLLFTGHGLLYEGFEPLKKRLRFFSRFLTSISAVSSTVAQRHKDYLAWGKEIPVISNGVPEVSIDSRMRCRVREELGLDEDTFLFLAVGNPRPEKAFEDLLSAAGLLRDQGYNFYVAIAGTLTESDYCRNVLQQLDSMGLQNHCRFLGFRNDTASLYAAADAFVLSSRSEGLPMVILEAMMAGLPVVSTRVGGIADAVGDVVSLVESRSPSKLSRAMEEIYVNHEFRHKLAQTGRDYAVRHFGIKQMADRYILWYRQCEGC, from the coding sequence ATGGGTGCTAATCTGCCAAGAGTGGCATTTGTTCTTACTGAACTGCGCCCTGGAGGAATGGAGCGCTTGGTGGTTCATCTTGCAACCAGTTTGAAGGATCGCGGTGTGGTTGTTTTGGTGCTCTGTTTACATGAGGCTGGTCAGCTTGCCCCACTACTAGCAGAACGAGAGGTTCCCGTTGTCGCGTTGCACAGCAGTGGCGGCAAAGACATCAAGACGCTTTACCGATTGTGGAGGCAATTGCGGCAGTTTTGTCCTACGTGCGTTCATCTCCATGATTACACCAGTCTTCCTTATGCCGCTATTGCAAATCTTTTTTCTTCCGATCGTGCCCCTCTCTTGTTTACAGGCCACGGCCTCCTTTATGAAGGCTTTGAGCCGCTGAAAAAACGCCTTCGTTTCTTTTCCCGATTTTTAACTTCGATATCAGCGGTCTCCAGCACGGTCGCACAGCGGCATAAGGACTATCTTGCCTGGGGAAAAGAAATTCCTGTCATCAGTAATGGAGTGCCGGAAGTGTCCATTGATTCGCGGATGCGTTGCCGGGTACGCGAGGAGCTAGGGCTCGACGAGGACACTTTTTTGTTCTTGGCTGTGGGGAATCCGCGTCCGGAGAAGGCTTTTGAGGACCTCTTGAGCGCAGCTGGCCTTCTTCGTGATCAGGGATATAATTTTTATGTGGCGATTGCCGGGACGTTGACAGAGAGTGACTACTGTCGGAATGTGCTGCAGCAGCTTGATTCAATGGGCTTACAGAACCATTGCCGCTTTCTCGGTTTTCGCAATGATACGGCGTCATTGTATGCCGCAGCCGATGCGTTCGTGCTGTCCAGCCGCAGTGAAGGTTTGCCCATGGTGATTCTAGAGGCGATGATGGCTGGTTTGCCGGTGGTATCTACCCGCGTGGGTGGGATTGCAGATGCGGTTGGTGATGTTGTAAGTTTGGTCGAATCACGATCTCCATCCAAATTGTCCCGTGCGATGGAAGAAATTTATGTTAACCATGAATTTCGCCATAAATTGGCACAAACAGGTAGAGATTATGCTGTCCGACATTTTGGAATTAAGCAGATGGCTGATCGCTATATCCTGTGGTACCGGCAATGTGAGGGCTGCTAA
- a CDS encoding tetratricopeptide repeat protein: MDKYLRAAHKYLNVKKPELAEKILDQAVVRFPRTFELYYLRAKVRHRYLKKETLALQDFSLVLRSRPDQFPKAFWYRGDIYVGYGQYQQAIKDYTACLKRMPTYGKVYFKRAHALFKLGYYREASADLKRCVRYNPVYQDAVTAFRKENHLWL; encoded by the coding sequence GTGGATAAATATCTGCGTGCTGCACATAAGTATCTGAATGTTAAAAAGCCTGAACTGGCGGAAAAAATTCTTGATCAGGCGGTGGTAAGGTTTCCACGCACGTTTGAGCTGTATTACCTGAGAGCTAAAGTCAGGCATAGGTATTTAAAAAAAGAAACACTTGCTCTGCAAGATTTTTCGCTTGTTCTCAGGTCACGGCCAGATCAGTTCCCAAAAGCATTTTGGTATCGTGGTGATATTTATGTTGGGTATGGGCAGTATCAACAGGCTATAAAGGATTATACTGCTTGCCTAAAAAGGATGCCGACCTACGGTAAGGTCTATTTCAAGCGGGCTCACGCATTATTCAAACTTGGTTATTATCGCGAAGCCAGCGCCGATTTAAAGAGATGTGTTAGGTACAATCCTGTTTATCAAGATGCAGTAACTGCTTTTCGTAAAGAAAACCATCTATGGTTGTAG
- a CDS encoding right-handed parallel beta-helix repeat-containing protein — protein MFTAGMSASAVVEVGQLSALRTALQQAGSGTTIRVLPGTYAGGIVAHNLRGTAQNPITITAVDSRLPPVFTGGTEGLKLSNCAYIKVQHLIFDGFSRNGINIDDASKKVASHHVVLDDVAVLNTGSRGNHDAIKLSGVHDFIVRHVRIEAWGGSAIDMVGCRNGLIEACTFSGKQGFRGGNGIQIKGGSHAILVQNNLFQDAGTRTVQIGGLTGKQYFRPSVGDYEAKNVTVSGNTFIGGEAQIAWVTAQDSHVHHNLFYLPEKWLGRILQETKDSQFKPCQRGLFEQNVVITDNRVNTFFNVGQGTEPESFVFRENLWFRLNGDNRPNLPAFETDGIYDVDPMILAGNDGRLQINSADPRLKQIGPDAYKPWTVGSDFSDVSVPRVKVPEVKYSTLDWIEALIK, from the coding sequence GTGTTTACTGCCGGGATGTCTGCGTCGGCAGTGGTTGAGGTGGGGCAATTGTCGGCATTGCGCACAGCTCTCCAACAGGCCGGGTCTGGTACCACGATCCGGGTTCTGCCAGGAACCTATGCTGGTGGAATTGTGGCGCATAATCTGCGGGGTACAGCGCAGAATCCAATTACGATTACCGCTGTAGATTCACGACTGCCCCCGGTATTTACCGGGGGAACAGAAGGGCTCAAGCTTAGCAATTGTGCGTATATAAAAGTCCAGCATCTGATATTTGACGGGTTTTCCCGCAATGGTATCAATATAGATGATGCCAGCAAGAAGGTAGCATCGCACCATGTGGTACTTGATGATGTTGCCGTATTGAATACGGGGTCGCGCGGCAATCATGATGCAATTAAGCTCTCCGGAGTCCATGATTTTATCGTGCGCCACGTGCGGATTGAGGCCTGGGGCGGATCTGCTATTGATATGGTTGGGTGCCGTAATGGTTTGATTGAAGCATGTACTTTTTCCGGTAAGCAGGGATTTCGTGGTGGCAACGGCATTCAGATCAAGGGCGGTTCGCACGCTATCCTGGTGCAGAATAATCTTTTTCAGGACGCAGGAACGCGTACTGTTCAGATCGGAGGCTTGACCGGTAAGCAGTACTTTCGCCCTTCAGTGGGTGACTATGAAGCAAAAAATGTTACCGTTTCCGGAAATACCTTCATTGGCGGCGAAGCGCAGATAGCTTGGGTGACGGCCCAAGACAGCCATGTGCACCATAACCTGTTTTACTTGCCGGAAAAATGGCTTGGTCGTATTTTGCAGGAAACCAAGGACTCCCAGTTTAAACCCTGTCAACGAGGGCTGTTTGAGCAGAATGTGGTGATTACCGATAACCGGGTAAACACATTTTTCAATGTCGGTCAGGGAACGGAACCAGAAAGTTTTGTCTTTCGCGAAAATCTCTGGTTTCGCCTCAATGGCGATAATCGCCCCAATCTTCCCGCATTTGAGACGGATGGTATTTACGATGTTGATCCGATGATTTTGGCTGGAAACGATGGCAGGTTGCAGATCAATTCTGCTGATCCACGATTGAAACAGATCGGCCCCGATGCGTATAAACCGTGGACTGTGGGCTCGGATTTTTCTGATGTTTCTGTACCACGGGTGAAGGTTCCGGAAGTAAAGTATTCAACTCTGGACTGGATTGAAGCACTGATCAAATGA
- a CDS encoding right-handed parallel beta-helix repeat-containing protein has translation MILCRLCQSLSVVIFLLLLPWLALAGEDIYFLDRDGDGYGVGDVFVKGPDADDLDPQVNTSQSVLKKYGTLRAFLAVKGYSPDRLLFVAPNGHDKTARINAVESPFATWEKVKTLLQPGDAVIFKAGIYHQQIELKNILGAIHKPILLLAYPGEQVVFDNCGAGSNAACFSFKGAQSIVVDGFMFDNGANGGDGNAIYLNGTNRYDWSYVYDITIRNVLARNLKSGFRGMVNVNKVLIENCVVHDTLSHGVYYGSSDNKQLNNDIRIQDSLFYLTAKKYDGRFCIQHNGRVDGLFIERNVCHSNMTGGGISLANGTRNASIKNNLIFNNAKQGIVLSGYASKSGAGGDFVNNEIINNTIWVGRYDQSGQEKPLHHAGILLNDSTGSMKMLYTNIRNNVVVTQAGSAVAFQQPEALDVSIMKNNIFYGPGSGSAIAVGEEKFSLTEIERLNSLMAANRYVDPEFNHISVHAYRQPEQFDFQLRPNSPAIDFCPRLAEFAVTEDLTGQPRSAKRLDAGCFEVHQKP, from the coding sequence ATGATTCTGTGTCGCTTGTGTCAGTCTTTGAGTGTTGTCATTTTCCTGTTGCTGCTGCCTTGGCTTGCGTTGGCCGGTGAGGACATTTACTTTCTCGATAGAGATGGGGATGGTTATGGGGTTGGTGACGTCTTCGTCAAAGGGCCGGATGCGGATGATTTGGATCCGCAGGTCAACACGTCACAATCTGTTCTGAAAAAGTACGGCACTTTGCGGGCGTTTTTAGCTGTAAAAGGTTATTCCCCAGATCGCCTCCTGTTTGTTGCTCCCAATGGTCATGACAAAACAGCTAGAATCAACGCTGTCGAATCACCGTTTGCCACATGGGAAAAAGTCAAAACACTTCTCCAGCCCGGCGATGCCGTTATTTTTAAAGCGGGTATCTACCACCAGCAGATTGAACTGAAAAACATTCTCGGCGCTATTCATAAGCCGATTCTTCTGTTGGCCTATCCCGGTGAGCAGGTGGTATTCGACAATTGTGGCGCGGGCAGTAATGCCGCATGCTTCAGTTTTAAGGGGGCGCAGAGCATCGTTGTCGACGGGTTCATGTTTGACAATGGGGCCAATGGCGGCGACGGCAACGCGATTTACCTCAATGGAACCAACCGATATGATTGGAGCTATGTCTACGACATAACGATTCGAAATGTTCTGGCGCGTAATCTCAAGAGCGGCTTTCGCGGCATGGTCAATGTCAACAAGGTGTTGATTGAGAACTGTGTTGTGCATGACACTTTATCCCACGGAGTTTATTACGGCTCTTCTGATAATAAACAGTTAAACAATGATATTCGAATTCAGGATTCTCTATTTTATCTCACAGCCAAAAAATATGATGGGCGTTTCTGTATTCAGCACAATGGTCGTGTGGACGGATTATTCATAGAACGCAATGTGTGTCATTCCAATATGACAGGTGGCGGGATTTCCTTGGCCAATGGGACGCGTAACGCGTCGATTAAAAATAATCTGATTTTCAATAATGCCAAGCAGGGCATTGTGTTGTCCGGCTACGCGAGTAAATCCGGTGCCGGAGGGGATTTTGTCAATAACGAGATCATTAACAATACCATCTGGGTGGGGCGTTATGATCAATCCGGCCAAGAAAAACCGCTTCATCATGCCGGTATTCTGCTCAATGATTCAACCGGTAGCATGAAGATGCTCTATACGAACATTCGCAATAATGTTGTGGTCACTCAGGCAGGTAGTGCGGTGGCATTTCAGCAACCCGAAGCCCTTGATGTTTCGATTATGAAAAACAATATTTTTTATGGACCCGGATCAGGTTCCGCCATTGCTGTCGGTGAGGAAAAGTTCAGCCTGACCGAGATTGAACGATTGAATAGTCTTATGGCCGCCAATCGCTATGTGGATCCGGAATTTAACCATATATCAGTCCACGCTTATCGTCAGCCTGAGCAGTTTGATTTTCAACTCAGGCCGAATTCGCCGGCGATTGATTTTTGCCCGCGTTTAGCTGAATTTGCCGTGACTGAGGATTTGACGGGGCAACCGCGCTCGGCAAAGAGACTCGATGCGGGGTGTTTTGAGGTGCACCAAAAGCCGTGA
- a CDS encoding CapA family protein: MASKPSIRLAIIGDLLFTVPYASQHGSRGLESLSAEIITLFASCDLVVANLESTLPADQRIATEPRVLGTAQQFDSLIQAHINVVTLANNHAFDALDSGFRKTSDKLNELGIHAFGAGNHLTEAQAPVSLTINGVRIAFIGAAATSTGMGTFAGNDSAGVAPLETKAICDQIQQLKTSHDHVVFIPHWGEERFRFPAPDQVAQGRMFIDAGASVVAGHHPHVLQGTETYHHGVIAYSLGNFLSNPVYWQDGDSLTWDKFERTSQIIVFELDQEKITRIEQVPVFDDGTQIQIEKSGWGEKCLHHADTYLRQGITPALYAKEVFRVHKLLPFKSRLRWDTIRRLRPKHFRKAVKLLLKN, translated from the coding sequence ATGGCGTCTAAACCCTCAATTCGCCTGGCGATCATTGGCGATCTGCTGTTTACCGTCCCCTACGCCTCTCAGCACGGCAGTCGCGGGCTGGAGTCACTGTCTGCGGAGATCATCACACTGTTCGCCAGCTGTGACCTTGTTGTTGCCAATCTGGAGAGCACGCTTCCGGCTGATCAGCGGATTGCCACCGAACCACGGGTGCTTGGTACTGCACAGCAATTCGACTCCCTTATTCAGGCACATATCAACGTGGTCACGCTGGCAAACAACCACGCCTTTGACGCCCTTGATAGCGGTTTTCGTAAAACATCTGACAAACTCAACGAGCTGGGCATCCATGCCTTTGGTGCCGGAAATCACCTCACCGAAGCACAAGCTCCCGTCAGTCTCACCATCAACGGCGTTCGCATCGCATTCATCGGTGCTGCGGCCACTTCCACCGGCATGGGAACCTTTGCCGGCAACGACAGTGCCGGTGTCGCCCCACTGGAAACAAAGGCCATCTGCGACCAGATTCAACAACTCAAAACCAGCCACGACCATGTTGTTTTCATCCCGCACTGGGGCGAAGAACGCTTCCGTTTTCCGGCACCGGATCAGGTGGCACAAGGCCGAATGTTTATTGATGCCGGAGCTTCTGTGGTGGCAGGCCATCATCCCCATGTTCTCCAGGGCACGGAAACCTATCACCACGGCGTCATTGCCTACTCATTGGGAAATTTCCTTTCAAATCCGGTCTATTGGCAGGATGGTGATTCCTTAACCTGGGACAAATTTGAGCGTACCAGCCAAATCATTGTGTTTGAATTAGATCAGGAAAAAATAACCCGGATTGAACAGGTCCCAGTGTTTGATGATGGGACACAGATCCAGATAGAAAAAAGTGGCTGGGGTGAAAAATGTCTGCACCATGCGGACACCTATCTGCGTCAGGGAATCACCCCGGCACTGTATGCAAAAGAAGTCTTTCGCGTTCACAAACTCCTGCCGTTCAAATCCCGGTTGCGTTGGGACACCATCCGCCGCCTTCGTCCGAAGCACTTTAGAAAAGCCGTGAAACTGCTTTTGAAAAATTGA
- a CDS encoding VanZ family protein, producing MNKSSLPRNTNSCYSSRLLIILACVYFFLLVYASLMPYDFRASIDIRWVINKALHAWPVNPYARVSGSDVLSNLILYIPLGAPLATHWATKHHHRMRAALAALMLCSLTSLLIETGQIFLLSRTASITDFIMNTISGAVGAVVGARWGPMLWQQILSTLHQRQKHSPLDLLTLVFAALIAADALAPFLPTLLIRQVWRSIKASQFNPIAGFSQHPWHWWLVTHILLYLVFTLLVAQWSKPNHSKPGRVNAALFCGLFATMLEVAKLFITSRVMNMSNLMANYTGIFVAVILLTVWRRPLSRELRLTLGLIGVTGYILYLGWLPFDFQFDAQRFTNKLPRGVEFLPFYHYAMGASLNHIRLFLQTILLSATLVYFYRLRFATLDQRWFRLPVIVLLTTTIGLLQEGGQLFLASRTPSMTDIYCYIVGGLLATRIPLLPFDDKQAPKETHGV from the coding sequence ATGAACAAGTCAAGCCTGCCCAGAAACACGAATAGTTGTTACAGCTCCCGCCTGTTGATCATTCTGGCTTGTGTCTATTTTTTTCTGCTGGTCTATGCCAGCCTGATGCCCTATGACTTTCGTGCCTCAATCGACATTCGCTGGGTCATCAACAAAGCTCTCCATGCTTGGCCGGTAAATCCGTATGCCCGGGTCAGCGGCTCTGACGTTTTAAGTAACCTGATTCTCTACATTCCCTTAGGGGCCCCTTTGGCCACCCACTGGGCAACGAAGCATCATCACAGGATGCGTGCCGCCTTGGCCGCCCTGATGCTCTGCAGTCTCACCAGTCTTCTGATCGAAACGGGTCAGATTTTCTTATTGTCGCGCACGGCGAGCATCACCGACTTCATCATGAACACCATCAGTGGCGCTGTTGGTGCCGTAGTCGGTGCCCGCTGGGGACCGATGTTGTGGCAGCAGATTCTGTCAACATTGCATCAACGGCAAAAACACAGCCCGCTGGATCTTCTCACACTGGTTTTCGCTGCGTTGATCGCCGCCGATGCTCTGGCTCCGTTTCTGCCAACGCTGTTAATACGCCAGGTCTGGCGCAGTATCAAAGCCTCACAGTTCAACCCGATTGCAGGGTTTTCCCAGCATCCGTGGCACTGGTGGCTGGTCACACACATCCTGCTGTATCTGGTGTTCACTCTACTGGTCGCCCAGTGGTCCAAGCCTAACCATTCAAAACCGGGAAGGGTGAATGCAGCCCTGTTCTGCGGCCTGTTTGCCACAATGCTCGAAGTGGCAAAACTGTTCATCACCTCACGGGTGATGAACATGAGTAACCTGATGGCCAACTACACCGGCATCTTTGTGGCAGTCATTCTACTGACCGTGTGGCGACGCCCTTTATCCCGTGAACTTCGCCTGACGCTGGGTCTTATCGGAGTCACAGGCTACATCCTGTATTTGGGCTGGCTGCCGTTTGATTTTCAATTCGATGCTCAACGGTTCACCAATAAATTGCCTCGCGGTGTTGAGTTCCTCCCTTTTTACCACTATGCAATGGGAGCCTCTCTGAATCATATTCGGCTGTTTTTGCAGACGATCCTCCTCTCAGCCACCCTGGTGTACTTCTACCGGCTCCGCTTCGCCACGCTTGATCAACGCTGGTTTCGCTTGCCGGTCATTGTGCTGCTGACAACCACTATTGGCCTTCTTCAGGAAGGCGGACAACTCTTTCTGGCTTCGCGCACACCTTCCATGACCGACATCTACTGTTATATCGTCGGTGGCCTACTGGCGACACGCATCCCGCTGCTGCCTTTCGACGACAAACAGGCCCCAAAGGAGACTCATGGCGTCTAA
- a CDS encoding PEP-CTERM/exosortase system-associated acyltransferase, with protein sequence MTRLREMLQLHKHFHTYFKVVPAVTSDLVREAQRIRHSVYCEELGWEPINEEGLEQDCYDDNALHCLLMAVRSQRYIGCVRLVLPQVGHPDHIFPIQEACRDTLYAGYPDLEASERGETAEVSRLAIVADYRRRKNELSKPISIDLQEDATIQGRRRFPYIPVGLYIGMLEMASFYGIKTMYMLTEPLLATHFSRLGGNLKPIGDAIEHRGRRRPYVMEVEEVLKSANLLLRPLIWTIRRDVNSVLSDSLCPWEIEEQFKKKWRQNEAT encoded by the coding sequence ATGACTCGTTTACGGGAAATGTTGCAATTACATAAACATTTTCATACCTATTTCAAGGTTGTTCCCGCAGTCACCTCCGATCTTGTCCGGGAAGCCCAGCGGATTCGCCACTCGGTGTATTGCGAGGAGCTGGGCTGGGAGCCCATCAATGAAGAAGGGTTGGAGCAGGACTGCTATGATGATAATGCCCTGCACTGTCTGTTGATGGCGGTGCGTTCACAGCGTTACATCGGTTGTGTTCGCCTTGTTTTGCCACAGGTCGGCCATCCGGATCATATCTTTCCAATCCAGGAAGCCTGTCGTGACACACTTTATGCCGGGTATCCGGATCTCGAAGCCTCGGAACGGGGCGAAACCGCAGAGGTCTCGCGACTGGCGATTGTTGCGGATTATCGGCGCCGGAAAAATGAACTCAGCAAACCGATCTCCATTGATTTGCAGGAAGACGCCACGATTCAGGGGCGCCGCCGCTTTCCGTATATCCCGGTGGGACTGTATATCGGCATGTTGGAGATGGCCTCATTTTACGGCATCAAGACCATGTATATGCTTACGGAGCCGCTCTTGGCCACCCATTTCAGTCGCCTCGGGGGCAACCTGAAACCCATTGGTGATGCCATCGAGCATCGTGGGCGACGTCGGCCTTATGTCATGGAGGTTGAAGAGGTTCTTAAAAGTGCCAATCTGTTATTGCGTCCACTGATCTGGACGATTCGTCGAGATGTAAATTCTGTGTTATCTGATAGTCTTTGTCCCTGGGAGATTGAGGAGCAGTTTAAGAAGAAATGGAGACAGAATGAAGCCACTTAA